In a single window of the Rhodospirillaceae bacterium genome:
- a CDS encoding NAD(P)-dependent oxidoreductase gives MSGNPESDAFSKTIGVAGCGAMGLPMAKALVGSGFTVSGFDIRPTKEFGDFASKMVASADEFCGRVDVLISVVRDQQQTLDLYFEEQAIFKQPTYPKTCLLASTVSPRFIEQVAALLPNDVSFFDIPMSGAPIAAMEKRLSFMIGADEETAEPVRPLLEAMGRDLHFLGGLGKGMAGKVLNNFVAAACVTAVRQVLNEAENLDVAPDQLLQVMKSSSGGTWFGDNFDSISWSREQYDPANTIAIVEKDVNSLLDALQEGQSDPDALNYIKTIRDRLSALPPAPNRTDS, from the coding sequence ATGTCAGGCAATCCGGAAAGTGATGCTTTCAGCAAAACCATCGGCGTCGCCGGGTGTGGCGCTATGGGTTTGCCGATGGCCAAAGCGCTCGTCGGGTCGGGCTTCACGGTGTCCGGTTTTGATATCCGGCCGACAAAAGAATTTGGCGATTTCGCCAGCAAGATGGTTGCATCGGCGGATGAATTTTGCGGACGCGTCGATGTGCTGATCTCGGTTGTCAGGGACCAACAGCAAACCCTTGATCTGTACTTTGAAGAACAGGCCATTTTCAAACAACCGACTTATCCGAAAACATGCCTGCTGGCCTCAACGGTTTCACCACGTTTTATCGAGCAGGTTGCCGCTCTGCTTCCGAACGATGTCAGCTTCTTTGATATCCCCATGTCTGGAGCGCCCATTGCGGCGATGGAAAAAAGGCTGTCGTTTATGATCGGCGCCGACGAGGAAACCGCAGAACCTGTAAGACCCCTGCTTGAAGCCATGGGCCGGGACCTGCATTTCCTGGGTGGTTTGGGCAAGGGGATGGCCGGAAAGGTCCTCAACAACTTTGTCGCTGCGGCCTGCGTAACCGCCGTCAGGCAGGTGCTAAACGAAGCCGAAAATCTGGACGTTGCGCCTGATCAATTGTTGCAGGTGATGAAAAGCAGCTCAGGCGGCACCTGGTTCGGCGATAATTTTGACAGTATTTCCTGGTCTCGTGAACAGTATGACCCCGCCAACACCATTGCCATCGTCGAAAAGGACGTCAATTCCCTGCTCGACGCCCTGCAGGAAGGCCAGAGCGATCCTGATGCCCTGAACTACATAAAGACCATCCGCGACCGCCTGAGCGCCCTGCCGCCAGCACCGAATAGAACTGACAGCTAA
- the ssb gene encoding single-stranded DNA-binding protein — protein MAGSVNKVILVGNLGRDPEVRFAQDGTKIVNMSLATSESWKDKSTGERREKTEWHRVVIFNNHLADIAEKYLRKGSKIYIEGALQTRKWTDNSGVEKYSTEVVLQRYQGELTMLDTRSEGGGYSGGGGGSDSGSDYGGGSDNGGGSSGGAGGGEGNAPGSDLDDEIPF, from the coding sequence ATGGCAGGCAGTGTTAACAAGGTCATTCTGGTGGGTAATCTGGGTCGCGACCCGGAAGTACGGTTCGCCCAGGATGGCACCAAGATCGTCAATATGAGCCTGGCGACTTCTGAATCCTGGAAAGACAAATCAACCGGCGAACGCCGCGAGAAGACCGAATGGCACCGGGTCGTTATTTTTAACAACCACCTGGCCGATATCGCCGAAAAATATCTGCGCAAGGGCTCCAAGATTTATATTGAAGGGGCGCTGCAAACCCGCAAGTGGACCGATAATTCCGGGGTCGAGAAGTACTCTACCGAAGTGGTCCTGCAACGTTATCAGGGCGAGTTGACGATGCTCGACACCCGCAGTGAAGGCGGCGGCTATTCCGGCGGCGGTGGTGGTTCTGACAGCGGCTCCGATTACGGCGGCGGCTCAGACAATGGCGGCGGTAGCAGCGGTGGTGCTGGTGGCGGCGAGGGCAATGCACCGGGAAGCGATCTGGACGACGAAATTCCGTTCTAG
- the gyrA gene encoding DNA topoisomerase (ATP-hydrolyzing) subunit A — protein sequence MRSSYLDYAMSVIVSRALPDVRDGLKPVHRRILYSMKENGYEYNKPFRKSARIVGDVMGKYHPHGDQSIYDAMVRMAQDFSMRLPLIDSQGNFGSMDGDRAAAMRYTEARLARSAHSLIEDIDKDTVDFKPNYDESESEPTVLPAQFPNLLVNGAGGIAVGMATNIPPHNLGEVIDACCALIDNPAISIDEIIENHVQGPDFPTGASILGRQGIHSAFRTGRGSVVMRGRATIEEIRKDRQAIVITEVPFQVNKARMVEQMAECVRDKKIEGISDLRDESDRDGVRVVVEIKRDAIAEVVLNQLYRFTPLQTSFGVNMLALDGGMPKLMNLLEIIQAFVDFREVVIRRRIIYLLGKAREKAHILAGLAVAVANIDEVIKLIRAAKDSATARQQLMERDWPAEDIEPMIKLLDEPGRAVVDGKYKLSEEQAKAILELRLHRLTGLERDKIAADLAELGVEIADHLALLASRTLLLKLLREELLEMREQFATPRRTMIDDNEFEHDIEDLIQREDMVVTVSNTGYMKRVPLSTYRAQKRGGKGRSGMSTRDEDFVSQVFVVNTHTPVLFFSSTGIVYKLKVYKLPLGSPTSLGKAMINLLPLDEGESITTLMPLPEDEESWGELSVMFATASGGARRNSLSDFTNVKANGKIAMKLGDDDQLIGVQACSETDDILLSSRNGKCIRFPVTDVRVFSSRSSTGVRGIRLDGDDKVISMSVLSHVKAEISERDEYLQSVSASRRLAGGDYSDRPEDKVQDESRAERLNEALFAEMGENEEFILTLADDGIGKRTSAYEYRISKRGGKGIASIDLKRPKGQATSVVGSFPVETDDQLVMVSDGGQLIRCPVAGISVVGRSSRGVTIFNVADKERVVSVSRLNDDDDDGDEEAGEDAPEEAEEFSTPEPTPDSEPS from the coding sequence ATGCGCAGCTCCTATCTTGATTACGCCATGAGCGTGATCGTCAGTCGCGCTTTGCCGGACGTCCGCGACGGTCTGAAACCGGTGCATCGGCGCATCCTCTATTCGATGAAAGAAAACGGTTACGAATACAACAAACCGTTCCGCAAATCGGCCCGCATCGTCGGTGATGTGATGGGTAAGTATCACCCCCATGGTGACCAGTCGATTTACGACGCCATGGTCCGCATGGCTCAGGATTTTTCCATGCGTCTGCCGCTGATCGACAGCCAGGGTAATTTCGGCTCCATGGACGGCGACCGGGCCGCTGCCATGCGTTATACGGAAGCCCGTCTGGCCCGTTCAGCCCATTCATTGATTGAAGACATCGACAAGGACACCGTCGACTTCAAGCCCAACTATGACGAATCGGAAAGTGAACCGACGGTGCTGCCGGCCCAGTTCCCCAATTTGCTGGTCAACGGCGCCGGCGGTATCGCCGTCGGCATGGCGACAAATATTCCGCCGCACAATCTGGGCGAGGTGATCGATGCCTGTTGCGCCTTGATCGATAATCCGGCCATTTCCATTGATGAAATTATTGAAAACCATGTCCAGGGGCCTGATTTCCCCACCGGGGCGTCCATTCTGGGCCGTCAGGGTATCCATTCGGCCTTCCGCACCGGTCGTGGCTCTGTGGTCATGCGTGGCCGGGCAACGATTGAGGAAATCCGCAAAGATCGCCAGGCCATCGTCATTACCGAGGTGCCCTTTCAGGTCAACAAGGCGCGCATGGTCGAACAAATGGCCGAATGCGTGCGTGACAAAAAGATCGAAGGCATATCTGACCTGCGCGATGAATCCGATCGTGACGGCGTGCGCGTCGTCGTCGAGATCAAACGCGACGCCATCGCCGAAGTCGTCCTGAACCAGCTTTATCGTTTCACGCCGCTGCAAACCAGTTTCGGCGTTAACATGCTGGCCCTGGATGGCGGCATGCCCAAATTGATGAACTTGCTGGAAATCATTCAGGCATTTGTCGATTTTCGGGAAGTGGTTATCCGCCGCCGCATTATTTACCTGCTCGGCAAGGCCCGTGAAAAGGCCCACATCCTGGCCGGTCTCGCCGTCGCCGTCGCCAATATCGACGAGGTCATCAAATTGATCCGGGCCGCCAAGGATTCAGCCACTGCCCGCCAGCAACTGATGGAACGCGACTGGCCAGCCGAAGATATCGAACCGATGATTAAATTGCTTGATGAGCCAGGCCGGGCCGTTGTCGATGGCAAGTACAAGCTTTCCGAAGAACAGGCCAAGGCGATTCTGGAGTTACGCCTGCATCGCCTGACGGGACTGGAGCGGGACAAGATCGCCGCCGATCTGGCCGAACTGGGCGTCGAAATCGCCGATCATCTGGCGTTACTGGCATCGCGCACGTTGTTGCTTAAACTCCTGCGCGAAGAATTACTGGAAATGCGCGAGCAATTCGCCACCCCCAGGCGCACCATGATTGATGATAACGAGTTTGAACACGATATTGAGGACCTTATCCAGCGCGAGGACATGGTCGTTACCGTCTCCAACACCGGTTACATGAAGCGGGTGCCGCTTTCCACGTACAGGGCCCAGAAGCGCGGCGGCAAGGGCCGCAGCGGCATGAGTACCCGGGATGAGGATTTCGTCTCACAGGTGTTTGTCGTCAACACTCATACGCCGGTGCTGTTTTTCTCCTCAACGGGCATCGTCTACAAGCTCAAGGTCTACAAATTGCCGCTGGGCTCGCCAACCTCGCTGGGCAAGGCGATGATCAACCTGTTGCCACTGGATGAAGGTGAAAGTATCACCACCTTGATGCCACTGCCCGAAGACGAGGAAAGCTGGGGCGAACTGTCGGTGATGTTCGCCACAGCATCCGGTGGGGCGCGCCGTAATTCCCTTTCAGATTTTACCAACGTCAAGGCCAACGGCAAGATCGCCATGAAGCTGGGTGATGATGACCAGTTGATTGGTGTTCAGGCGTGCTCTGAAACCGACGATATTCTGTTATCATCACGCAACGGCAAGTGCATTCGCTTCCCGGTAACCGATGTTCGTGTGTTCTCCTCCCGCTCGTCAACCGGCGTGCGTGGTATCCGGCTCGATGGTGATGACAAGGTAATTTCCATGTCGGTTCTCAGCCACGTCAAAGCCGAAATTTCAGAGCGTGACGAGTATCTGCAATCGGTCAGCGCTTCACGAAGACTGGCTGGCGGGGATTACTCGGACAGGCCCGAAGATAAGGTCCAGGACGAAAGCCGCGCCGAACGTCTGAACGAGGCATTGTTTGCTGAAATGGGTGAAAATGAAGAATTCATCCTGACCCTCGCCGATGATGGTATTGGCAAGCGGACCTCGGCCTATGAATACCGGATTTCAAAACGCGGCGGCAAAGGGATCGCCAGTATCGATTTGAAACGACCGAAAGGCCAGGCGACCAGCGTCGTTGGTTCATTCCCTGTTGAAACCGATGACCAGTTGGTCATGGTTTCCGATGGCGGCCAGTTGATCAGGTGCCCGGTTGCCGGTATCAGCGTCGTCGGCAGGTCCTCGCGCGGGGTCACCATCTTCAATGTCGCTGATAAAGAACGGGTTGTATCGGTCAGCCGTTTGAACGACGATGATGATGATGGCGACGAGGAAGCAGGCGAGGACGCGCCCGAGGAGGCTGAAGAATTCTCAACGCCTGAACCCACGCCAGACTCTGAACCCTCTTAA
- a CDS encoding DNA-3-methyladenine glycosylase 2 family protein — MAASADEIAIHEHILTTASEVSPALAEALKGVGVLSLAKPKPSKKTNTLGYFLSRAIVGQQLSTKAAASIWQRVEAAVASSKSAIPEFFDDDCFDPIRACGVSGSKVKALQGISAAHKAGDLCGKTLAKMDHADRSEQLLKIWGVGQWTCDMASIFFCCCPDVWPQGDVTVQKTFTRLIGRKKPAKAAQHFAPHRSYLALAMWEIADARPE; from the coding sequence ATGGCCGCGTCAGCTGATGAGATTGCCATCCATGAGCACATTTTAACGACAGCCAGTGAGGTGTCCCCGGCGCTTGCCGAAGCGCTAAAGGGCGTTGGCGTTCTTTCATTGGCAAAGCCCAAACCAAGCAAAAAGACCAACACCTTGGGATACTTCTTGTCGCGGGCCATCGTCGGGCAGCAATTATCGACCAAGGCGGCCGCCAGTATTTGGCAACGGGTTGAGGCGGCGGTTGCGTCTTCCAAATCCGCAATTCCGGAATTTTTTGACGATGACTGCTTTGATCCGATCAGGGCGTGCGGTGTGTCAGGAAGCAAGGTTAAAGCCCTGCAAGGCATTTCCGCTGCCCACAAGGCGGGCGACCTTTGCGGTAAAACCCTGGCCAAAATGGATCACGCCGACAGATCAGAACAGTTATTGAAAATCTGGGGCGTCGGTCAATGGACCTGCGATATGGCCTCCATTTTCTTCTGCTGCTGTCCTGACGTTTGGCCGCAAGGCGATGTAACGGTGCAAAAGACCTTCACCCGCCTGATTGGCAGAAAAAAACCAGCCAAAGCGGCACAGCATTTTGCCCCGCACCGTTCCTATCTGGCCCTCGCCATGTGGGAAATTGCCGACGCCCGGCCGGAATGA
- the coaD gene encoding pantetheine-phosphate adenylyltransferase — protein MAEPRIGIYPGTFDPLTNGHMDIISRATKVVDKLIVGVAEHTGKDTLFSLDERLDMVGEEIAVINGALKSDIEVCSFNSLLMKFAENVNASVIIRGLRAVSDFEYEFQMAGMNARLNSVIETVFLMASDRHQFIASRFVKEIGRLDGDIGHFVPAGVKQKLIARLAELKA, from the coding sequence ATGGCAGAGCCGCGTATCGGCATTTACCCCGGAACCTTTGATCCGCTGACAAATGGCCACATGGATATCATTTCCCGGGCCACCAAAGTTGTCGACAAGCTGATTGTCGGCGTCGCCGAACATACAGGCAAGGACACGCTGTTTAGCCTTGATGAACGTCTGGACATGGTTGGTGAGGAAATTGCTGTAATTAACGGGGCGCTCAAATCCGATATCGAGGTTTGTTCGTTCAATTCCCTGCTCATGAAATTTGCCGAAAACGTCAATGCTTCGGTGATTATCCGTGGCCTTCGGGCTGTCTCTGACTTTGAATACGAATTCCAGATGGCCGGCATGAACGCCCGCCTGAATAGTGTAATTGAAACGGTGTTCCTGATGGCTTCTGACAGGCATCAGTTTATCGCCTCGCGTTTTGTTAAGGAAATTGGACGCCTGGATGGTGATATCGGCCATTTTGTGCCTGCTGGCGTCAAGCAAAAGCTGATTGCGCGCCTTGCCGAACTGAAAGCCTGA